The window CTCCGGGCCGGGATGCGGGTTTTCTGGCAGCAGGGCTTCGCCACGACGACGACCGACGACCTCGCGAAAGCGATGGGGATCGGGCGGCAAAGCTTTTACGACACGTTCGGCGACAAGCGGCGGTGCTACCTCGAGGCGCTCCGCAACTACGCCCGCGACGACGTGGCGGCACAAATCGACGTGATCCGCCGCGCGCCGTCGCCCCTGCGGGCGCTGCGCGATCTGCTGTCGACGGTCACGTGGACCGAGGACCGCCGGGCGATGGGGTGCATGGCGATCAACTCCCTCGCGGAGTTCGGGGCAAGTGACGCCGAAATTGCGGCGACGCTCGCGCCCACGGCCCTGCTCCTCGAGCAGACGATCATTCATCTGTTGCGCGAGGCGAAGGCCAAGGGCGAGGTCGCGCCGTCGGTCGACGAGCAGCGGGCGGCGAGCGCGATGCTCTGCACCCGCATGGGCATGCTGGTCGGCGTCCGGGCCGGCCGGTCGTGCGAGAGTCTGCGCGCGATCGCGGACTTCACCATCGACCAGCTCGTCGCGCGTTA is drawn from Gemmatimonadetes bacterium T265 and contains these coding sequences:
- a CDS encoding TetR family transcriptional regulator; translation: MARPKQFDRDEALRAGMRVFWQQGFATTTTDDLAKAMGIGRQSFYDTFGDKRRCYLEALRNYARDDVAAQIDVIRRAPSPLRALRDLLSTVTWTEDRRAMGCMAINSLAEFGASDAEIAATLAPTALLLEQTIIHLLREAKAKGEVAPSVDEQRAASAMLCTRMGMLVGVRAGRSCESLRAIADFTIDQLVAR